The following are encoded together in the Nocardioides thalensis genome:
- a CDS encoding phospho-sugar mutase, with translation MSTPDADVLLTRAHSWLAEDPDEQTRVELLSLLQRVEAGDAEATADLADRFRGTLEFGTAGLRGALGAGPNRMNRVVVIRAAAGLAAYLQDTGAAPGSPVVIGFDARHNSDVFARDTAEVMAGAGFAPHLLPRPLPTPLLAYSIRELGCVAGVMVTASHNPPQDNGYKVYLGDGTQIVPPADTEIARRIAAVGTLASVPRGEDIKVLGDEIVDRYLDTVASLAGDGPRDLRIVYTPMHGVGGSSVVQVLETAGFPAPQVVVRQEQPDPEFPTVAFPNPEEPGAMDLALELAAAARADIVIANDPDADRCAAAVPTPQGWRMLRGDEVGALLASHLLAGGKRGTYATSIVSSSLLGKLAASYDQPYEETLTGFKWIGRLPGLAFGYEEALGYCVDPANVADKDGVSAALLLCELAAKAKAEGRTLLDLLDAIAVEHGLHATDQVAVRVTDLAEIGAAMARLRTSPPEALGGLPVLSVDDLSTGSVETTGLPPTDGLRYRLEGGARVIVRPSGTEPKIKCYLEAVVPVAGGDVAGARSTAADCLAALGRDIAAAAGI, from the coding sequence ATGAGCACGCCCGACGCCGACGTCCTGCTGACCCGCGCCCACTCGTGGCTCGCCGAAGACCCGGACGAGCAGACCCGCGTCGAGCTGCTCAGCCTGCTCCAGCGGGTCGAGGCCGGTGACGCCGAGGCGACCGCCGACCTCGCCGACCGGTTCCGCGGCACGCTCGAGTTCGGTACGGCGGGCCTGCGCGGTGCGCTCGGCGCCGGCCCCAACCGGATGAACCGGGTCGTCGTGATCCGCGCGGCGGCCGGCCTCGCGGCCTACCTCCAGGACACGGGAGCGGCGCCGGGGAGCCCGGTGGTCATCGGCTTCGACGCCCGCCACAACTCCGACGTGTTCGCCCGCGACACCGCCGAGGTGATGGCCGGCGCGGGGTTCGCGCCGCACCTCCTCCCCCGGCCGCTGCCGACGCCGCTGCTCGCCTACTCGATCCGCGAGCTCGGCTGCGTGGCGGGCGTGATGGTCACCGCCAGCCACAACCCGCCGCAGGACAACGGCTACAAGGTCTACCTCGGCGACGGCACCCAGATCGTGCCGCCGGCCGACACCGAGATCGCCCGGCGGATCGCCGCGGTCGGGACCCTGGCGTCGGTGCCGCGCGGCGAGGACATCAAGGTGCTCGGCGACGAGATCGTCGACCGCTACCTCGACACCGTCGCGTCGCTCGCCGGCGACGGGCCGCGCGACCTGCGCATCGTCTACACCCCGATGCACGGGGTCGGCGGCTCGTCGGTCGTGCAGGTGCTCGAGACCGCCGGCTTCCCCGCACCTCAGGTCGTGGTGCGTCAGGAGCAGCCGGACCCGGAGTTCCCGACCGTGGCGTTCCCCAACCCGGAGGAGCCCGGCGCGATGGACCTCGCGCTCGAGCTGGCCGCGGCGGCGCGGGCGGACATCGTGATCGCCAACGACCCCGACGCCGACCGGTGCGCGGCGGCCGTCCCGACGCCGCAGGGCTGGCGGATGCTGCGCGGCGACGAGGTCGGCGCCCTGCTCGCCTCGCACCTGCTCGCAGGCGGCAAGAGGGGCACCTACGCCACGTCGATCGTGTCGTCGTCGCTCCTCGGCAAGCTCGCGGCGTCGTACGACCAGCCCTACGAGGAGACGCTCACCGGCTTCAAGTGGATCGGGCGGCTGCCCGGGCTCGCGTTCGGCTACGAGGAGGCGCTCGGCTACTGCGTCGACCCGGCCAACGTCGCCGACAAGGACGGCGTCTCCGCGGCGCTGCTGCTGTGCGAGCTCGCGGCGAAGGCCAAGGCCGAGGGCCGCACGCTGCTCGACCTGCTCGACGCGATCGCCGTCGAGCACGGCCTGCACGCCACCGACCAGGTCGCCGTCCGGGTCACCGACCTCGCCGAGATCGGCGCCGCGATGGCGCGACTGCGCACGTCGCCGCCCGAGGCGCTCGGCGGGCTCCCCGTGCTCTCGGTCGACGACCTGAGCACGGGCAGCGTCGAGACCACCGGCCTGCCGCCGACCGACGGGCTCCGCTACCGGCTCGAGGGGGGCGCCCGGGTGATCGTGCGGCCGAGCGGGACCGAGCCCAAGATCAAGTGCTACCTCGAGGCCGTGGTGCCCGTCGCGGGCGGCGACGTCGCGGGCGCCCGCTCGACGGCCGCCGACTGCCTCGCGGCGCTCGGCCGCGACATCGCTGCCGCAGCAGGCATCTGA
- the deoC gene encoding deoxyribose-phosphate aldolase: protein MTATDPGIAEVTSSESSLRRFLHGLPGVDQVGAEARAAGLGTRSIKTTAKAHALDLAISMVDLTTLEGQDTPGKVKALSSKALRPDPADPTCPRAAAVCVYGDLVATAKEVVGDLVNVAAVATAFPSGRASLEVKLADTRDAVAAGADEIDMVIDRGAFLAGRYLHVYDEIVATREACVRPDGSHAHLKVIFETGELQTLDNVRRASWLAMLAGADFIKTSTGKTQPAATLPVTLVMLEAVRDYRETTGVQIGVKPAGGIRTAKDAIKYLVMVNEVAGPDWLTPEWFRFGASTLLNDLLMQRTKLATGRYSGPDYFTLD from the coding sequence ATGACTGCCACCGACCCGGGAATCGCCGAGGTCACCTCCAGCGAGTCCTCCCTGAGGCGGTTCCTCCACGGTCTTCCGGGCGTCGACCAGGTCGGAGCCGAGGCGCGCGCCGCCGGGCTCGGCACCCGGTCGATCAAGACCACCGCGAAGGCCCACGCGCTCGACCTTGCGATCTCCATGGTCGACCTGACCACGCTCGAGGGCCAGGACACCCCGGGCAAGGTGAAGGCGCTCTCCAGCAAGGCGCTGCGGCCCGACCCGGCCGACCCGACCTGCCCGCGCGCGGCGGCCGTCTGCGTCTACGGCGACCTGGTCGCGACCGCCAAGGAGGTCGTCGGCGACCTGGTCAACGTCGCCGCCGTCGCGACGGCGTTCCCCAGCGGCCGGGCGTCGCTGGAGGTCAAGCTCGCCGACACGCGCGACGCGGTCGCCGCCGGCGCCGACGAGATCGACATGGTGATCGACCGCGGCGCGTTCCTGGCGGGCCGATACCTGCACGTCTACGACGAGATCGTCGCCACCCGCGAGGCGTGCGTGCGTCCCGACGGGAGCCACGCGCACCTCAAGGTGATCTTCGAGACCGGTGAGCTCCAGACGCTCGACAACGTGCGCCGCGCGTCCTGGCTGGCGATGCTCGCCGGCGCCGACTTCATCAAGACCTCGACCGGCAAGACCCAGCCCGCGGCCACCCTGCCGGTCACCCTGGTCATGCTCGAGGCGGTGCGCGACTACCGCGAGACCACCGGCGTGCAGATCGGCGTCAAGCCGGCCGGCGGCATCCGCACCGCGAAGGACGCGATCAAGTACCTCGTCATGGTCAACGAGGTCGCTGGGCCCGACTGGCTGACCCCGGAGTGGTTCCGCTTCGGCGCCTCGACGCTGCTCAACGACCTGCTCATGCAGCGCACCAAGCTCGCCACCGGCCGCTACAGCGGTCCCGACTACTTCACCCTCGACTAA
- a CDS encoding aldehyde dehydrogenase family protein, whose product MSQNIFEYAPAPESRAVVDIKPSYGLFIDGEFVDGRGASFKTVNPATEETLAEVAEANEADVDLAVKAARKAFRGWSRMPGAERAKYLYRIARIIQERARELAVLESIDNGKPIKESRDVDVPLVAAHFFYYAGWADKLDYAGLGPNPQPYGVAGQVIPWNFPLLMLSWKIAPALAAGNTVVLKPAETTPLTALLFAEICQQADLPAGVVNIVTGAGLTGQALVAHDDVDKVAFTGSTEVGKAIARAIAGTRKKATLELGGKAANIVFDDAPIDQAVEGIVGGIFFNQGHVCCAGSRLLIQESVAEEVLGKLKRRMSTLRVGDPLDKNTDIGAINSSEQLAKIRELSEVGATEGAERWSPECELPSSGYWFPPTVFTGVTQAHRIAREEIFGPVLSVLTFRTPSEAVEKANNTPFGLSAGVWTEKGSRILHMADQLKAGVVWANTFNKFDPTSPFGGYKESGYGREGGRQGLTAYLRGSEA is encoded by the coding sequence ATGAGCCAGAACATCTTCGAGTACGCACCGGCTCCCGAGTCGCGGGCCGTCGTCGACATCAAGCCGTCCTACGGCCTCTTCATCGACGGCGAGTTCGTCGACGGACGCGGGGCGTCGTTCAAGACGGTCAACCCGGCGACCGAGGAGACCCTCGCCGAGGTCGCCGAGGCCAACGAGGCCGACGTCGACCTGGCCGTGAAGGCCGCCCGGAAGGCATTCCGCGGCTGGTCGCGGATGCCCGGCGCCGAGCGCGCGAAGTACCTCTACCGGATCGCGCGGATCATCCAGGAGCGCGCCCGCGAGCTCGCGGTGCTCGAGTCGATCGACAACGGCAAGCCGATCAAGGAGAGCCGCGACGTCGACGTACCCCTCGTCGCTGCGCACTTCTTCTACTACGCCGGCTGGGCCGACAAGCTCGACTACGCCGGCCTCGGGCCCAACCCGCAGCCGTACGGCGTCGCCGGCCAGGTCATCCCGTGGAACTTCCCGCTGCTCATGCTGTCGTGGAAGATCGCGCCCGCCCTCGCGGCCGGCAACACGGTGGTGCTCAAGCCCGCCGAGACCACGCCGCTGACCGCGCTGCTGTTCGCCGAGATCTGCCAGCAGGCCGACCTGCCCGCCGGCGTCGTCAACATCGTCACCGGCGCCGGCCTCACCGGCCAGGCGCTCGTCGCCCACGACGACGTCGACAAGGTCGCGTTCACCGGCTCCACCGAGGTCGGCAAGGCGATCGCCCGGGCCATCGCCGGCACCCGCAAGAAGGCCACGCTCGAGCTCGGCGGCAAGGCAGCCAACATCGTCTTCGACGACGCGCCCATCGACCAGGCGGTCGAGGGCATCGTCGGCGGCATCTTCTTCAACCAGGGCCACGTCTGCTGCGCGGGCTCGCGGCTGCTGATCCAGGAGTCGGTCGCCGAGGAGGTGCTCGGCAAGCTCAAGCGGCGGATGTCGACCCTGCGCGTCGGCGACCCGCTCGACAAGAACACCGACATCGGCGCCATCAACTCCTCCGAGCAGCTCGCCAAGATCCGCGAGCTGTCCGAGGTCGGCGCGACGGAAGGCGCCGAGCGCTGGTCGCCCGAGTGCGAGCTGCCGAGCTCGGGCTACTGGTTCCCGCCGACCGTCTTCACCGGCGTCACCCAGGCCCACCGCATCGCGCGCGAGGAGATCTTCGGCCCGGTGCTCTCGGTGCTGACGTTCCGCACGCCCAGCGAGGCGGTCGAGAAGGCCAACAACACCCCGTTCGGCCTGTCCGCCGGCGTCTGGACCGAGAAGGGCTCGCGGATCCTGCACATGGCCGACCAGCTCAAGGCCGGCGTCGTGTGGGCCAACACGTTCAACAAGTTCGACCCGACGAGCCCGTTCGGCGGCTACAAGGAGTCCGGCTACGGCCGCGAGGGCGGCCGGCAGGGGCTCACCGCCTACCTCCGTGGAAGTGAGGCGTGA
- a CDS encoding aldehyde dehydrogenase family protein, translating into MARVDVRKTYKLYIGGAFPRSESGYSYEVLDSKGKFVANAALASRKDARDAVAAARKAFPGWAGRTAYNRAQIVYRIAEVMEDRKPQFVAAVQQSEGGTARAATAQVDAAIDRLVWYAGWADKLMQVIGNQNPVAGPYFNLTSPEPTGVVAVLAPQSSSLLGLVSVVAPAIVTGNTTVVVSSYPRPLAAVTFAEVLATSDVPGGVVNLLTGDPVALGPWLASHMDVNAINLVGIAGDQETATALEVAAADNLKRVLRAPAAEPDWAAEPPLSAMTDLVEFKTVWHPLGV; encoded by the coding sequence ATGGCGCGCGTCGACGTACGCAAGACCTACAAGCTCTACATCGGCGGGGCGTTCCCGCGGTCGGAGTCCGGCTACTCCTACGAGGTGCTCGACAGCAAGGGGAAGTTCGTGGCCAACGCCGCCCTCGCCTCCCGCAAGGACGCGCGCGACGCCGTCGCCGCCGCCCGCAAGGCGTTCCCCGGCTGGGCCGGTCGCACGGCCTACAACCGCGCACAGATCGTCTACCGGATCGCCGAGGTGATGGAGGACCGGAAGCCGCAGTTCGTCGCCGCGGTCCAGCAGTCGGAGGGCGGTACCGCGCGCGCCGCCACCGCACAGGTCGACGCCGCGATCGACCGGCTCGTCTGGTACGCCGGCTGGGCCGACAAGTTGATGCAGGTCATCGGCAACCAGAACCCGGTCGCCGGCCCCTACTTCAACCTCACCTCGCCCGAGCCGACCGGCGTCGTCGCCGTGCTCGCGCCGCAATCGTCGTCCCTGCTCGGACTGGTCTCGGTGGTCGCCCCGGCGATCGTCACCGGCAACACGACGGTCGTGGTGTCGTCGTACCCCCGCCCGCTGGCGGCGGTCACCTTCGCCGAGGTCCTCGCGACCTCCGACGTGCCGGGCGGCGTGGTCAACCTGCTGACCGGCGACCCCGTCGCCCTCGGTCCGTGGCTGGCCTCGCACATGGACGTCAACGCGATCAACCTCGTCGGCATCGCCGGTGACCAGGAGACCGCGACCGCCCTCGAGGTGGCCGCGGCCGACAACCTCAAGCGCGTGCTGCGCGCTCCGGCAGCGGAGCCGGACTGGGCCGCGGAGCCGCCGCTGTCGGCGATGACGGACCTGGTCGAGTTCAAGACGGTCTGGCATCCGCTGGGGGTGTGA
- a CDS encoding methyltransferase domain-containing protein, whose translation MVDRARELAKERGYAVLAPIDAAYERGEITKAQWHDRVRAIIEPAYLAGTTAQAGSGHSGSAAEWDASRGIIVVAIDRSGTFLDVGCANGLLMSSVEQWSADRGLAVEPHGVEISSHFAEVARTRYPHWRDRIWTANADGWEPPMRFDMVRTGLDYVPRPDREAFVRHLVDRVVAPGGRLIIGKNNEDRDEPGIADTVRYWGWRGVREVRRPHAHPGVEASVVWLDQPVVEND comes from the coding sequence GTGGTCGATCGTGCGCGTGAGCTGGCGAAAGAGCGTGGGTACGCCGTGCTCGCGCCGATCGACGCCGCCTACGAGCGCGGCGAGATCACGAAGGCTCAGTGGCACGACCGGGTCCGAGCGATCATCGAGCCGGCGTACCTTGCCGGGACGACGGCGCAGGCGGGCTCGGGACACTCCGGCTCAGCGGCCGAGTGGGACGCTTCGCGCGGCATCATCGTGGTCGCGATCGACCGATCCGGGACCTTCCTCGATGTCGGGTGCGCCAACGGGCTGCTGATGTCGTCGGTCGAGCAGTGGTCGGCCGACCGAGGGCTCGCGGTCGAGCCGCACGGAGTGGAGATCTCGTCCCACTTCGCCGAGGTCGCCCGGACGCGGTATCCGCACTGGCGCGACCGAATCTGGACCGCGAACGCGGACGGGTGGGAGCCGCCGATGCGGTTCGACATGGTGCGCACCGGACTGGACTACGTGCCCCGCCCGGACCGCGAGGCCTTCGTGCGCCACCTGGTCGACCGTGTGGTCGCTCCGGGTGGACGGCTGATCATCGGCAAGAACAACGAGGACCGTGACGAGCCGGGGATCGCCGATACGGTCAGGTACTGGGGCTGGCGCGGTGTCCGCGAGGTGCGGCGGCCGCACGCGCATCCGGGAGTGGAGGCTTCGGTCGTCTGGCTCGATCAGCCGGTGGTGGAGAACGACTGA
- a CDS encoding SRPBCC family protein, translating to MTTTDTTPRPTGRREERDGTTYVVFERTFVAPIADVWAAVTEPERLVRWIGTWTGDPASGEVAFRMTAEGDDVPEERILIDECHEPTRLVMRTARPDDESEVWAWQLDLSEADGVTTLTFAQEVVNVELAEGVGPGWDYYLDRMVAAEAGGDPSTIDFDDYYPKFAAHYRAELA from the coding sequence ATGACCACCACCGACACCACCCCGAGGCCCACCGGCCGCCGCGAGGAGCGCGACGGCACGACGTACGTCGTCTTCGAGCGCACCTTCGTCGCGCCGATCGCCGATGTCTGGGCCGCGGTCACCGAGCCGGAGCGGCTGGTGCGCTGGATCGGCACCTGGACGGGTGACCCGGCGAGCGGCGAGGTCGCGTTCCGAATGACCGCCGAGGGGGACGACGTGCCCGAGGAGAGGATCCTGATCGACGAGTGCCACGAGCCGACGCGCCTCGTCATGCGGACCGCCCGGCCCGACGACGAGAGCGAGGTCTGGGCCTGGCAGCTCGACCTGTCCGAGGCCGACGGCGTCACCACGCTCACGTTCGCCCAGGAGGTCGTGAACGTTGAGCTGGCCGAGGGTGTCGGACCGGGCTGGGACTACTACCTCGACCGGATGGTCGCGGCCGAAGCAGGCGGCGATCCGTCGACGATCGACTTCGACGACTACTACCCGAAGTTCGCAGCGCACTACCGCGCCGAGCTCGCCTAG
- a CDS encoding metalloregulator ArsR/SmtB family transcription factor, translated as MDVFMALGDPVRRSLLDRLARGPQRVVDLAADHAISRPAISRHLKVLGEAGLVSADERGRERHYRLERSGLAPVSEWLAGLAPSPLISESALDGLDLEVRRTVRERSTAEIAQPTTTEETA; from the coding sequence GTGGATGTGTTCATGGCGCTCGGCGACCCGGTCCGGCGCAGCCTGTTGGACCGGCTGGCCCGCGGACCTCAGCGGGTGGTCGACCTGGCGGCCGACCACGCGATCAGCCGCCCCGCGATCAGCCGGCACTTGAAGGTGCTTGGAGAGGCCGGGCTGGTGAGCGCCGACGAGCGGGGGCGCGAGCGGCACTACCGCCTGGAGAGGTCGGGCCTCGCGCCGGTGTCGGAGTGGCTGGCCGGGCTCGCTCCCTCTCCGCTGATCAGTGAGTCGGCGCTCGACGGCCTCGACCTCGAGGTGCGCCGGACCGTGCGCGAACGCTCCACCGCAGAGATCGCACAGCCCACCACGACCGAGGAGACGGCATGA
- a CDS encoding SigE family RNA polymerase sigma factor has protein sequence MDTEARARQLDDYFGAVAPAMRRTAYLVVRDWHRAEDMVQTTFVKLYVAWPRIRPDGLAAYARRTLMNACLSHLRKNRREAVSELLPDRSVELAASDMDLSRALSLLPPQQRAVVALRYLDDLSVAETADALGIATGTVKSQTSRALDSLRALLPQLEIHEEAR, from the coding sequence GTGGACACCGAGGCGCGAGCACGGCAGCTCGACGACTACTTCGGCGCCGTCGCGCCCGCGATGCGGCGCACGGCGTACTTGGTCGTCCGCGACTGGCACAGGGCGGAGGACATGGTGCAGACGACCTTCGTGAAGCTGTACGTCGCGTGGCCGCGCATCAGGCCCGACGGTCTGGCTGCCTACGCGCGCCGTACGTTGATGAACGCCTGCCTGTCCCACCTGCGCAAGAACCGCCGCGAGGCCGTCAGCGAGTTGCTTCCCGACAGGAGCGTCGAGCTCGCGGCGTCGGACATGGACCTGAGCCGCGCGCTCTCCTTGCTGCCGCCACAGCAGCGGGCGGTGGTGGCCCTGCGCTACCTCGACGACTTGTCCGTCGCCGAGACAGCCGACGCGCTCGGGATCGCGACGGGCACGGTCAAGAGCCAGACTTCCCGCGCCCTCGACAGCCTGCGCGCCCTGCTGCCGCAGCTCGAGATCCACGAGGAGGCACGATGA
- a CDS encoding YciI family protein: protein MKYMLLLRFENNTGPAEGTPEFDAEMAQWGEVMGELGKSGAMIAAHGLDTEATATTLRVRNDEALVSDGPFAETKESFFSYIIIDVPDLDTALEWAKKMPNVTYGSVEIRPLSAHEQDA, encoded by the coding sequence ATGAAGTACATGCTGCTGCTCCGTTTCGAGAACAACACCGGCCCCGCCGAGGGCACCCCCGAGTTCGACGCCGAGATGGCGCAGTGGGGCGAGGTGATGGGCGAGCTCGGCAAGTCCGGCGCGATGATCGCCGCCCACGGTCTCGACACCGAGGCGACGGCCACGACCCTGCGCGTCCGCAACGACGAGGCGCTCGTCTCCGACGGCCCGTTCGCGGAGACCAAGGAGTCCTTCTTCAGCTACATCATCATCGACGTCCCGGACCTCGACACCGCGCTGGAGTGGGCCAAGAAGATGCCCAACGTGACCTACGGCTCGGTCGAGATCCGGCCGCTCTCGGCGCACGAGCAGGACGCGTGA
- a CDS encoding DUF6596 domain-containing protein, protein MTEADEAIERAYREEWTALLATLAGQLGGDVGLAEEAAADAFAAAVAEWPTRGVPSRPGAWLTTVARRRAIDRLRREATRSAALDRLETLMRDDDTTEPEPLDRSGVHDDRLRLLFTCCHPALALEARVALTLRVVGGLEVAEVSRALLTTETTMYQRLVRAKKKIKTAKIPYRVPDADELPARLHGVLHVIHLVYTEGHVASSGDDLVRVDLCREAIRLCRLVVELMPDDAEALGLLALLLLTDARRPARTDANGLPVSLEDQDRGRWDQALIAEGTKVVERALGSRSPGPFQVQAAVAALHAEAPHWDATDWPQIAALYGELSRMAPSPVVTINHAAALAMADGPQVGLAVLHTIDVDDRLDRYQPFHATRAELLARAGDTEGAAAAYDRAIELTDNAAERAALEARSRRALRS, encoded by the coding sequence GTGACCGAGGCCGACGAGGCCATCGAGCGGGCGTATCGCGAGGAGTGGACCGCGCTCCTCGCGACGCTCGCCGGCCAGCTCGGCGGCGACGTCGGGCTGGCCGAGGAGGCGGCGGCGGACGCGTTCGCCGCCGCCGTGGCCGAGTGGCCCACCCGGGGAGTCCCGTCCCGACCAGGGGCGTGGCTCACCACCGTCGCCCGCCGACGGGCGATCGACCGGCTGCGCCGGGAGGCGACCCGGTCGGCGGCGCTCGACCGTCTGGAGACGCTGATGAGGGACGACGACACGACCGAGCCCGAGCCGCTCGACCGCAGCGGGGTGCACGACGACCGCCTGCGGCTGCTGTTCACATGCTGCCACCCGGCCCTGGCCCTCGAGGCACGGGTCGCGCTGACCCTCCGGGTCGTGGGCGGCCTGGAGGTGGCCGAGGTCTCCCGCGCGCTGCTGACCACCGAGACCACGATGTACCAGCGGCTGGTCCGGGCGAAGAAGAAGATCAAGACCGCCAAGATCCCCTACCGCGTGCCGGACGCCGACGAGCTCCCCGCCCGCCTGCACGGCGTCCTGCACGTGATCCATCTCGTCTACACCGAGGGCCACGTGGCGAGCTCGGGCGACGACCTCGTCCGGGTGGACCTCTGCCGGGAGGCGATCCGGCTCTGCCGGCTGGTGGTCGAGCTGATGCCCGACGACGCCGAGGCGCTCGGGTTGCTCGCCCTGCTCCTGCTGACCGACGCCCGCCGCCCGGCCCGGACCGACGCGAACGGACTGCCCGTGTCCCTCGAGGACCAGGACCGCGGCCGCTGGGACCAGGCGCTCATCGCCGAGGGCACCAAGGTCGTCGAGCGAGCGCTCGGGTCCCGGTCGCCGGGACCCTTCCAGGTGCAGGCCGCCGTTGCCGCGCTGCACGCCGAGGCACCCCACTGGGACGCCACCGACTGGCCGCAGATCGCCGCCCTGTACGGCGAGCTGTCGCGGATGGCACCCTCGCCCGTCGTCACCATCAACCACGCTGCCGCGCTGGCGATGGCGGACGGGCCGCAGGTCGGCCTCGCCGTGCTGCACACGATCGACGTCGACGACCGCCTCGACCGCTACCAGCCGTTCCACGCGACCCGGGCCGAGCTGCTGGCTCGTGCCGGCGACACCGAGGGCGCTGCCGCGGCGTACGACCGCGCGATCGAGCTCACCGACAACGCCGCCGAGCGCGCCGCGCTCGAGGCCCGGAGCCGGCGGGCGCTCCGCTCCTGA
- a CDS encoding GNAT family N-acetyltransferase produces the protein MDDARRFLEAYDEQLRTEAETPNAMDVTVHGPLRLATFAGGRGFVTYRDLGGADAAAIDALVGHAVAHFQADPEVSRAEWKTRGHDRAPGLHESLLAHGFVAEEPESIMIGAADLLAVDVPLPEGVALRQVEAEADVRAMVAMSARVFGDSAAEGREIAGELLERLSTGDDLELWVAEADGKVVSAGRLEPVPGTDFAGIWGGSTLAEWRGRGIYRALTAARARSALRRGKTLIHSDSTEYSRPILERYGLLKVSTTTPYLWRRESADAA, from the coding sequence GTGGATGACGCCCGCCGGTTCCTCGAGGCCTACGACGAGCAGCTCCGCACCGAGGCGGAAACGCCGAACGCGATGGACGTGACCGTCCACGGACCGCTGCGCCTGGCGACGTTCGCGGGCGGGCGCGGTTTCGTCACCTATCGGGACCTGGGCGGCGCGGACGCCGCTGCGATCGACGCGCTCGTCGGCCACGCCGTCGCGCACTTCCAGGCCGACCCGGAGGTCAGCCGCGCCGAGTGGAAGACCCGCGGCCACGACCGGGCGCCCGGCCTCCACGAGAGCCTGCTCGCGCACGGGTTCGTCGCCGAGGAGCCGGAGTCGATCATGATCGGCGCGGCGGACCTGCTCGCGGTCGACGTACCCCTGCCGGAAGGGGTGGCGCTGCGGCAGGTCGAGGCGGAGGCCGACGTCCGCGCCATGGTCGCGATGAGTGCCCGGGTGTTCGGCGACTCGGCCGCGGAGGGGCGGGAGATCGCCGGCGAGCTGCTGGAGCGGCTGTCGACCGGCGACGACCTGGAGCTCTGGGTCGCCGAGGCCGACGGGAAGGTCGTCTCCGCCGGCCGGCTGGAGCCGGTGCCCGGCACCGACTTCGCCGGGATCTGGGGCGGCTCGACGCTGGCGGAGTGGCGGGGCCGCGGGATCTATCGCGCGCTGACCGCGGCCCGTGCTCGATCCGCCCTGCGCCGGGGCAAGACGCTCATCCACAGCGACTCGACCGAGTACTCCCGGCCGATCCTGGAGCGCTACGGCCTCCTCAAGGTCTCCACGACCACGCCGTACCTCTGGCGGCGGGAGTCGGCCGACGCCGCCTGA
- a CDS encoding uracil-DNA glycosylase: MSDNLLPHPATGEPFPSPVPPGTGWPGDPAGPETPVARTAAQVRRLADSAGSVGLDELDARVSVCRACPRLVRWREDVALAKRASYADEPYWGRPVPGLGPPDARILVVGLAPAANGANRTGRLFTGDRSGDWLFASLHRVGLATQGTSVHAADGLTLVDTRMVATVRCAPPQNRPTTVERDTCAPWVEAELRLLAEHVRVAVALGGYGWDATLRSYAALGWQVARPKPRFGHGVEATLVGEGRSVTLLGCYHPSQQNTFTGRLTEPMLDGVFARAAALAAEPS, encoded by the coding sequence GTGAGCGACAACCTCCTGCCGCACCCGGCGACGGGCGAGCCGTTCCCCTCACCCGTGCCGCCGGGCACCGGCTGGCCCGGCGACCCGGCCGGGCCGGAGACGCCGGTGGCGCGGACGGCGGCGCAGGTACGCCGCCTCGCGGACTCGGCCGGCTCGGTCGGCTTGGACGAGCTCGACGCCCGGGTCAGCGTCTGCCGGGCGTGCCCGCGGCTGGTCCGCTGGCGGGAGGACGTCGCGCTCGCCAAGCGCGCGTCCTACGCGGACGAGCCCTACTGGGGCCGGCCCGTCCCCGGCCTCGGACCACCTGACGCGCGGATCCTCGTGGTGGGCCTCGCGCCGGCCGCGAACGGTGCCAACCGGACCGGACGGCTCTTCACGGGCGACCGCAGCGGCGACTGGTTGTTCGCCTCGCTCCACCGGGTCGGCCTGGCGACGCAGGGCACCAGCGTGCACGCCGCCGACGGCCTGACGCTGGTCGACACCCGCATGGTCGCGACCGTGCGCTGCGCCCCACCCCAGAACAGGCCGACGACCGTCGAGCGCGACACCTGCGCGCCGTGGGTCGAGGCCGAGCTCCGGCTGCTCGCGGAGCACGTCCGGGTGGCGGTGGCGCTCGGCGGCTACGGCTGGGACGCGACGTTGCGGTCGTACGCCGCCCTCGGCTGGCAGGTCGCCCGCCCCAAGCCGCGCTTCGGCCACGGTGTCGAGGCGACGCTGGTCGGCGAGGGCCGCTCGGTGACGCTGCTCGGCTGCTACCACCCGAGCCAGCAGAACACCTTCACCGGCCGGCTCACCGAGCCGATGCTCGACGGCGTGTTCGCGCGAGCCGCCGCCCTCGCCGCCGAGCCGTCGTAA